A portion of the Acidobacteriaceae bacterium genome contains these proteins:
- a CDS encoding DNA-directed RNA polymerase subunit alpha — MLWRGFQKPKRLAVEQETLTNNYGKFSAQPFERGFGTTVGNALRRTLLSSIEGAAVTAVRIEGVLHEFQAISGVVEDATDIILNLKQIPFKLNGEGPKALYLHADQAGVVTSGMIEADSDVEILDPNVYICTVSEGGRIDMEMRLKRGRGYISADKNFDSDLGIGFIPVDSVHSPVRKVNYLVEAARLGQITDYDKLTIEIWTNGTVLPADALGLSAKLMKDHMTIFINFEEEMEAGSSDGHDGPQVRNENLNRSVEELELSVRSYNCLKNANISTIGELIQKTEAEMLKTKNFGRKSLNEIKEILAQMGLSLGMKIDENGNPVPGPTSVLPAATLAASYGAFDDEEDEDEDDFVLPESENF, encoded by the coding sequence ATGCTTTGGAGAGGTTTTCAGAAGCCCAAGCGTCTCGCTGTTGAACAGGAAACACTGACCAACAACTATGGCAAGTTTTCCGCGCAGCCTTTTGAGCGCGGTTTCGGCACCACAGTCGGCAATGCTCTGCGTCGCACGCTGCTTTCGTCTATCGAAGGTGCCGCTGTTACCGCAGTCCGCATCGAAGGCGTTCTGCACGAGTTCCAGGCGATCTCGGGCGTTGTTGAAGACGCGACCGACATCATCCTGAACCTGAAGCAGATTCCGTTCAAGCTCAACGGCGAAGGCCCCAAGGCCCTCTATCTCCACGCCGATCAGGCTGGCGTCGTTACCTCGGGCATGATTGAGGCTGATTCGGACGTCGAGATTCTCGACCCGAACGTCTACATCTGCACGGTGAGCGAAGGCGGCCGTATCGACATGGAAATGCGCTTGAAGCGCGGCCGTGGCTACATCTCGGCAGACAAGAACTTCGATAGCGATCTCGGCATCGGTTTCATCCCGGTGGACAGCGTTCACTCGCCCGTCCGCAAGGTGAACTACCTGGTTGAAGCGGCTCGTCTTGGTCAGATCACCGACTACGACAAGCTCACGATCGAAATCTGGACCAACGGCACTGTGCTTCCTGCTGACGCTCTCGGCCTCTCGGCCAAGCTGATGAAGGATCACATGACCATCTTCATCAACTTCGAAGAAGAGATGGAAGCTGGATCGTCCGACGGCCACGACGGTCCCCAGGTTCGCAACGAGAACCTGAACCGTTCGGTGGAAGAGCTTGAGCTTTCGGTTCGCAGCTACAACTGCCTGAAGAACGCAAACATCTCGACGATCGGTGAGCTGATTCAGAAGACCGAAGCCGAGATGCTGAAGACGAAGAACTTCGGCCGCAAGAGCCTGAACGAGATCAAGGAAATCCTTGCTCAGATGGGTCTCTCGCTCGGCATGAAGATTGACGAAAACGGCAACCCGGTCCCGGGCCCGACCTCGGTTCTTCCTGCGGCAACGCTCGCAGCCAGCTATGGCGCGTTCGATGACGAAGAAGATGAGGACGAAGACGATTTCGTTTTGCCTGAGTCGGAAAACTTCTAG
- the rpsD gene encoding 30S ribosomal protein S4 codes for MARYTGPVCRMCRRDGVKLFLKGPKCFTEKCPVEKRNFPPGQHGQSKKVKKVVGYGLQLREKQKAKRIYFTLETQFRAYYENASTRHGVTGELLLQQLETRLDNVAYRLGFAISRRQARQVVRHGHVLVNGKKVNIPSFQCKVGDTIQIREKSKEMGILGGAREFLSGQIKVSWIEFAADGLSGKVVALPKREDIQLPVNEQQIVELYSK; via the coding sequence CTCGTTATACAGGACCCGTTTGCCGTATGTGCCGCCGCGATGGCGTGAAGTTGTTCCTCAAGGGACCGAAGTGCTTTACCGAGAAGTGCCCGGTAGAGAAGCGTAACTTCCCCCCGGGACAGCATGGTCAGTCCAAGAAGGTGAAGAAGGTTGTTGGCTACGGTCTGCAGCTTCGTGAGAAGCAGAAGGCAAAGCGCATCTACTTCACGCTCGAGACCCAGTTCCGCGCGTACTACGAGAACGCTTCGACCCGCCACGGTGTTACCGGCGAACTCCTGCTCCAGCAGCTCGAGACCCGTCTGGACAACGTTGCGTACCGCCTCGGTTTCGCGATCTCGCGCCGCCAGGCTCGTCAGGTTGTTCGTCACGGTCACGTACTTGTGAACGGCAAGAAGGTTAACATTCCGAGCTTCCAGTGCAAGGTCGGCGATACCATCCAGATCCGTGAGAAGTCCAAGGAAATGGGCATCCTCGGCGGTGCTCGTGAGTTCCTCTCGGGCCAGATCAAGGTCAGCTGGATCGAGTTCGCTGCAGACGGTCTTTCGGGCAAGGTTGTTGCTCTGCCGAAGCGCGAAGACATTCAGCTGCCGGTCAACGAGCAGCAGATCGTCGAACTGTACAGCAAGTAA